The Equus quagga isolate Etosha38 chromosome 12, UCLA_HA_Equagga_1.0, whole genome shotgun sequence genome includes a region encoding these proteins:
- the ASXL1 gene encoding polycomb group protein ASXL1 isoform X3, producing MAKVLENYSDAPMTPKQILQVIEAEGLKEMRSGTSPLACLNAMLHSNSRGGEGLFYKLPGRISLFTLKKDALQWSRNPAAAEGEEPEDTADVESCGSNEASTVSGENDVSLDETSSNASCSTESQSRPLSNPRDSYRASSQTNKQKKKTGVMLPRVVLTPLKVNGAHVESASGFSGRHADGESGSLSSSSSGSLALGSAAIRGQAEVARDPAPLLRGFRKPATGQMKRNRGEEIDFETPGSILVNTNLRALINSRTFHALPSHFQQQLLFLLPEVDRQVGTDGLLRLSSSALNNEFFTHAAQSWRERLADGEFTHEMQVRIRQEMEKEKKVEQWKEKFFEDYYGQKLGLTKEESLQQNVGQEEAEIKSDLHVPGESARAQRGPATRQRDGHFKKRSRPDLRTRARRNLYKKQEPEQAGIAKDTQSVAPDTPLFKDGEAKTDSAGVGSPHRPGTSTASNPESPEFPAEPVASRIQTNPDDLARASASLDRIPSLPQETVDQEPKDQKRKSFEQAASASFPEKKPRLEDRQSFRNTIESVHTEKPQPTKEEPKVPPIRIQLSRIKPPWVVKGQPTYQICPRIVPITESSCRGWTGARTLADIKARALQVRGARGHHCHREEAATAIGGGGGPGGGGGGATDEGGGRGSSSGDGGEACGHPKSRGAPSTPGECASDLQRAQLLPPCPLNGEHTQAGTAVSRARREDLASLKKEESCTLQRVPDVLTSVLEDASQLPVAPTGDQPCQALPPLSSKTPAPERLVEQPALPLDVRTECESGTTSCKRNNEERGPTVPPENGPIQSLARDVVLEEGTGQVLDSNPTMKDPVNMTPSSTPESSLAGCLQDRQFDDELGLGDSCLPVRESATREENLKSEAPASDGAAPWRPSLSNDEAAGQPGLSSRGNIPAVEPHAGEEWGNAAPLLPASPEELTAEGGLDLPADFPSLWTVLSRGGIDSTGSICKQVEVEKLKINGDAEALSPHSESTDTASDFEGLLSEDSSEADTSEATVMKRSLVVDKDEKHGWDCSASLSKVDGDPNLVTRTEGMVASQSWVSRVCAVPPKIPDSLLLASTEYQPRPVSLGRPESSVEVTNPLVMKLLQGSLPLEKVLPPALGGSRPEPPRLPLTKEQSYSGSLGMGPLQDPGKSSCVVGRSSPSSLRALKEPLLPESREASTGLARLEPAQAPGAPQKISKTVPSLDSLCPVTNPTAASGRVEVESKERFSPCSFEDQKEAGDLPQCGNSSTAPGKSPGNLTTSGAPFSSPNVISLGPDQTGRALGDQNSAGGQGKKLFGSGNGAAVPQCPRPVEPTALPTDAPPGFPSRKLGPSKNSVSGGVQTAREDWVPKPPPASVGSVKSEKTFGGSPLKANAENRNAAGPGTRELVDHLQGMPFVLDLPFWKLPREPGKGLSQPLEPSSIPSQLNIKQAFYGKLSKLQLSSTSFNYPSSSPAFPRGLAGSVVQLSHKANFGASHSASLSLQMFTDSSTVESISLQCACSLKAMIMCQGCGAFCHDDCIGPSKLCVLCLVVR from the exons AAGGATGCCCTGCAGTGGTCTCGTAATCCGGCTGCAGCGGAGGGGGAGGAGCCCGAGGACACAGCTGATGTGGAGAGCTGTGGGTCTAATGAAGCCAGCACTGTGAGTGGTGAAAATGACG tttctcttGATGAAACATCTTCAAATGCATCCTGTTCTACAGAATCTCAGAGTCGGCCTCTTTCCAATCCCAGGGACAGCTACAGAGCTTCCTCACAG ActaacaagcaaaagaaaaagaccGGGGTGATGCTGCCTCGAGTTGTGCTGACTCCTCTGAAGGTAAACGGGGCCCACGTGGAATCTGCATCAG GGTTCTCGGGCCGCCACGCCGATGGCGAGAGCGGCAGCCtgtccagcagcagcagcggctctctGGCACTGGGCAGCGCTGCTATTCGTGGCCAGGCCGAGGTCGCCCGGGACCCTGCCCCGCTCCTGAGAGGCTTCCGGAAGCCGGCCACAG GTCAAATGAAGCGCAACAGAGGGGAAGAGATAGATTTTGAGACGCCTGGGTCCATTCTCGTCAACACCAACCTCCGGGCTCTGATAAACTCTCGGACCTTCCACGCCCTGCCGTCCCACttccagcagcagctcctcttcctcctgcctgaagTGGACAGACAG GTTGGGACAGATGGCCTTTTGCGTCTCAGCAGCAGTGCACTGAATAACGAGTTTTTCACCCATGCGGCTCAGAGCTGGCGGGAACGCCTGGCTGATG gCGAATTCACTCATGAGATGCAAGTCAGGATACGAcaggaaatggagaaggaaaagaaggtggaacaatggaaagaaaagttCTTTGAAGACTACTATGGACAGAA ATTGGGTTTGACCAAAGAAGAGTCGTTGCAGCAGAATGTGGGCCAGGAGGAGGCTGAAATCAAGAGTGACTTGCATGTCCCAGGAGAATCAGCACGGGCACAGCGTGGTCCAGCCACTCGGCAGCGAGATGGGCATTTCAAGAAACGCTCTCGGCCAGATCTCCGAACCAGAGCCAGAAGGAATCTGTACAAAAAACAGGAGCCAGAACAAGCAGGGATTGCTAAAGACACACAGTCTGTGGCACCAGACACGCCCCTCTTCAAGGACGGGGAGGCGAAGACCGACTCAGCAGGGGTGGGCAGTCCCCACAGGCCAGGCACATCTACAGCATCAAACCCAGAGAGTCCCGAATTCCCAGCGGAACCTGTGGCTTCTCGGATCCAGACCAATCCAGATGACCTGGCACGTGCCTCTGCATCTCTAGACAGGATTCCCAGCTTGCCTCAGGAGACTGTGGACCAGGAACCCAAGGATCAGAAGAGGAAATCCTTTGAGCAGGCAGCCTCTGCATCCTTTCCCGAAAAGAAGCCCCGGCTTGAAGATCGTCAGTCCTTTCGTAACACAATTGAAAGTGTTCACACCGAAAAGCCACAGCCCACCAAAGAGGAGCCCAAAGTCCCGCCAATCCGG ATTCAACTTTCACGTATCAAACCACCCTGGGTGGTTAAAGGTCAGCCCACTTACCAGATATGCCCCCGCATCGTCCCCATCACGGAGTCCTCCTGCCGGGGCTGGACTGGCGCCAGGACCCTCGCAGACATTAAAGCCCGTGCTCTGCAGGTCCGAGGGGCGAGAGGCCACCACTGCCATCGAGAGGAGGCTGCCACTGCCATCGGAGGGGGGGGTGGCCCGGGTGGAGGTGGCGGCGGGGCCACCGATGagggaggtggcagaggcagcagcagtggtgatggtggtgaggCCTGTGGCCACCCTAAGTCCAGAGGAGCCCCAAGCACTCCTGGAGAGTGTGCGTCAGATCTACAGCGAGCACAACTACTGCCGCCTTGTCCTCTGAACGGGGAGCATACCCAGGCTGGAACTGCCGTATCCAGAGCCAGGAGAGAGGACCTGGCTTCTCTCAAAAAGGAGGAGAGCTGCACACTACAGAGGGTTCCAGATGTCCTCACAAGTGTGCTGGAAGATGCCTCCCAGCTCCCCGTTGCTCCCACTGGGGACCAGCCATGCCAGGCTTTACCCCCACTATCCTCCAAAACTCCAGCACCTGAGAGATTAGTTGAGCAACCTGCGTTGCCTCTGGATGTTAGAACTGAATGTGAGTCTGGTACCACGTCCTGTAAAAGGAATAATGAGGAGCGAGGACCCACTGTTCCCCCAGAGAATGGTCCTATTCAGTCTCTAGCGAGGGATGTTGTATtagaagaaggaactggccaggTTTTAGACAGTAATCCCACCATGAAGGATCCTGTGAATATGACCCCCAGTTCCACCCCTGAATCGTCATTGGCTGGTTGCCTGCAGGACAGACAATTTGATGACGAATTAGGACTTGGTGACTCATGCCTACCCGTGAGGGAAAGTGCTACTagagaagaaaacttgaaaagcGAGGCTCCTGCCTCCGATGGTGCTGCCCCTTGGAGGCCTAGCCTGTCAAACGACGAGGCGGCGGGACAGCCTGGACTCAGCTCCAGAGGAAACATCCCAGCTGTTGAGCCCCATGCGGGAGAAGAGTGGGGGAATGctgctcccctccttcctgcgTCGCCTGAGGAGTTGACAGCTGAGGGGGGTCTAGATCTCCCTGCCGACTTTCCTTCACTCTGGACGGTGCTGTCTCGAGGGGGCATCGACAGCACTGGCAGCATCTGCAAACAGGTGGAAGTTGAAAAGCTGAAAATCAATGGAGACGCTGAAGCACTGAGTCCTCACAGCGAGTCCACAGACACAGCCTCTGACTTTGAAGGCCTTCTCTCTGAGGACAGCAGTGAGGCCGACACTAGTGAAGCCACAGTGATGAAGAGATCCTTGGTGGTGGACAAGGATGAGAAACACGGTTGGGACTGCTCTGCCTCACTCTCCAAGGTGGATGGTGACCCGAATCTGGTTACAAGGACAGAAGGGATGGTTGCTTCTCAGAGTTGGGTGTCTCGCGTCTGTGCAGTCCCCCCAAAGATCCCAGACTCCCTGCTGCTAGCCAGTACCGAGTACCAGCCACGGCCTGTGTCACTGGGCAGGCCTGAGTCCTCAGTTGAGGTCACCAACCCACTCGTGATGAAGTTGCTGCAGGGCAGCTTGCCCCTAGAGAAGGTTCTTCCTCCAGCTCTCGGTGGCAGCAGACCCGAACCCCCACGACTCCCACTTACGAAAGAGCAGAGCTACAGTGGCTCCTTGGGGATGGGACCTTTGCAAGATCCTGGGAAAAGCAGTTGCGTGGTTGGCAGGAGCAGCCCCAGTTCTTTAAGAGCTTTGAAGGAGCCGCTCCTGCCTGAGAGCCGTGAAGCAAGCACTGGTCTTGCCAGGCTGGAGCCCGCGCAGGCTCCTGGAGCACCCCAAAAGATTTCCAAGACAGTCCCAAGTTTAGACTCCTTGTGTCCAGTGACAAATCCAACAGCTGCCTCTGGGAGAGTGGAAGTAGAGTCCAAAGAGCGCTTCTCTCCCTGTAGTTTCGAAGATCAGAAGGAAGCCGGTGACCTGCCCCAGTGCGGTAATTCAAGTACCGCCCCAGGCAAAAGTCCAGGAAATCTCACTACCTCGGGAGCCCCTTTCTCATCTCCAAATGTGATCTCCTTGGGTCCGGACCAGACAGGCCGGGCCCTGGGTGATCAGAACAGTGCTGGAGGCCAAGGGAAGAAGCTCTTCGGCTCTGGGAATGGGGCTGCAGTGCCTCAGTGCCCCAGGCCTGTGGAACCAACGGCACTGCCAACCGATGCCCCTCCCGGTTTTCCTAGTAGGAAGTTGGGGCCAAGCAAAAACTCCGTGTCTGGTGGGGTACAGACGGCCAGGGAAGACTGGGTTCCGAAGCCACCGCCGGCCTCTGTTGGCAGCGTCAAGAGCGAGAAGACTTTTGGGGGGAGCCCTCTCAAGGCGAATGCAGAGAACAGAAATGCAGCTGGGCCTGGTACTCGAGAGCTGGTGGATCACTTGCAAGGGATGCCCTTTGTCCTTGACCTGCCCTTCTGGAAATTACCCCGAGAGCCTGGGAAAGGGCTCAGTCAGCCTCTGGAGCCTTCTTCCATCCCCTCCCAACTCAACATCAAACAGGCATTTTATGGAAAGCTTTCCAAACTCCAGCTAAGCTCCACCAGCTTTAATTATCCCTCCAGCTCCCCCGCCTTTCCCAGAGGCCTTGCTGGAAGTGTGGTGCAGCTGAGCCACAAAGCAAACTTTGGTGCGAGCCACAGTGCATCACTCTCCTTACAAATGTTCACCGACAGCAGCACGGTGGAAAGCATCTCGCTCCAGTGTGCGTGCAGCCTGAAAGCCATGATCATGTGCCAGGGCTGTGGTGCATTCTGTCACGATGACTGTATTGGACCCTCAAAGCTCTGTGTATTGTGCCTTGTGGTGAGATAA
- the ASXL1 gene encoding polycomb group protein ASXL1 isoform X1 yields MKDKQKRKKERTWAEAARLVLENYSDAPMTPKQILQVIEAEGLKEMRSGTSPLACLNAMLHSNSRGGEGLFYKLPGRISLFTLKKDALQWSRNPAAAEGEEPEDTADVESCGSNEASTVSGENDVSLDETSSNASCSTESQSRPLSNPRDSYRASSQTNKQKKKTGVMLPRVVLTPLKVNGAHVESASGFSGRHADGESGSLSSSSSGSLALGSAAIRGQAEVARDPAPLLRGFRKPATGQMKRNRGEEIDFETPGSILVNTNLRALINSRTFHALPSHFQQQLLFLLPEVDRQVGTDGLLRLSSSALNNEFFTHAAQSWRERLADGEFTHEMQVRIRQEMEKEKKVEQWKEKFFEDYYGQKLGLTKEESLQQNVGQEEAEIKSDLHVPGESARAQRGPATRQRDGHFKKRSRPDLRTRARRNLYKKQEPEQAGIAKDTQSVAPDTPLFKDGEAKTDSAGVGSPHRPGTSTASNPESPEFPAEPVASRIQTNPDDLARASASLDRIPSLPQETVDQEPKDQKRKSFEQAASASFPEKKPRLEDRQSFRNTIESVHTEKPQPTKEEPKVPPIRIQLSRIKPPWVVKGQPTYQICPRIVPITESSCRGWTGARTLADIKARALQVRGARGHHCHREEAATAIGGGGGPGGGGGGATDEGGGRGSSSGDGGEACGHPKSRGAPSTPGECASDLQRAQLLPPCPLNGEHTQAGTAVSRARREDLASLKKEESCTLQRVPDVLTSVLEDASQLPVAPTGDQPCQALPPLSSKTPAPERLVEQPALPLDVRTECESGTTSCKRNNEERGPTVPPENGPIQSLARDVVLEEGTGQVLDSNPTMKDPVNMTPSSTPESSLAGCLQDRQFDDELGLGDSCLPVRESATREENLKSEAPASDGAAPWRPSLSNDEAAGQPGLSSRGNIPAVEPHAGEEWGNAAPLLPASPEELTAEGGLDLPADFPSLWTVLSRGGIDSTGSICKQVEVEKLKINGDAEALSPHSESTDTASDFEGLLSEDSSEADTSEATVMKRSLVVDKDEKHGWDCSASLSKVDGDPNLVTRTEGMVASQSWVSRVCAVPPKIPDSLLLASTEYQPRPVSLGRPESSVEVTNPLVMKLLQGSLPLEKVLPPALGGSRPEPPRLPLTKEQSYSGSLGMGPLQDPGKSSCVVGRSSPSSLRALKEPLLPESREASTGLARLEPAQAPGAPQKISKTVPSLDSLCPVTNPTAASGRVEVESKERFSPCSFEDQKEAGDLPQCGNSSTAPGKSPGNLTTSGAPFSSPNVISLGPDQTGRALGDQNSAGGQGKKLFGSGNGAAVPQCPRPVEPTALPTDAPPGFPSRKLGPSKNSVSGGVQTAREDWVPKPPPASVGSVKSEKTFGGSPLKANAENRNAAGPGTRELVDHLQGMPFVLDLPFWKLPREPGKGLSQPLEPSSIPSQLNIKQAFYGKLSKLQLSSTSFNYPSSSPAFPRGLAGSVVQLSHKANFGASHSASLSLQMFTDSSTVESISLQCACSLKAMIMCQGCGAFCHDDCIGPSKLCVLCLVVR; encoded by the exons AAGGATGCCCTGCAGTGGTCTCGTAATCCGGCTGCAGCGGAGGGGGAGGAGCCCGAGGACACAGCTGATGTGGAGAGCTGTGGGTCTAATGAAGCCAGCACTGTGAGTGGTGAAAATGACG tttctcttGATGAAACATCTTCAAATGCATCCTGTTCTACAGAATCTCAGAGTCGGCCTCTTTCCAATCCCAGGGACAGCTACAGAGCTTCCTCACAG ActaacaagcaaaagaaaaagaccGGGGTGATGCTGCCTCGAGTTGTGCTGACTCCTCTGAAGGTAAACGGGGCCCACGTGGAATCTGCATCAG GGTTCTCGGGCCGCCACGCCGATGGCGAGAGCGGCAGCCtgtccagcagcagcagcggctctctGGCACTGGGCAGCGCTGCTATTCGTGGCCAGGCCGAGGTCGCCCGGGACCCTGCCCCGCTCCTGAGAGGCTTCCGGAAGCCGGCCACAG GTCAAATGAAGCGCAACAGAGGGGAAGAGATAGATTTTGAGACGCCTGGGTCCATTCTCGTCAACACCAACCTCCGGGCTCTGATAAACTCTCGGACCTTCCACGCCCTGCCGTCCCACttccagcagcagctcctcttcctcctgcctgaagTGGACAGACAG GTTGGGACAGATGGCCTTTTGCGTCTCAGCAGCAGTGCACTGAATAACGAGTTTTTCACCCATGCGGCTCAGAGCTGGCGGGAACGCCTGGCTGATG gCGAATTCACTCATGAGATGCAAGTCAGGATACGAcaggaaatggagaaggaaaagaaggtggaacaatggaaagaaaagttCTTTGAAGACTACTATGGACAGAA ATTGGGTTTGACCAAAGAAGAGTCGTTGCAGCAGAATGTGGGCCAGGAGGAGGCTGAAATCAAGAGTGACTTGCATGTCCCAGGAGAATCAGCACGGGCACAGCGTGGTCCAGCCACTCGGCAGCGAGATGGGCATTTCAAGAAACGCTCTCGGCCAGATCTCCGAACCAGAGCCAGAAGGAATCTGTACAAAAAACAGGAGCCAGAACAAGCAGGGATTGCTAAAGACACACAGTCTGTGGCACCAGACACGCCCCTCTTCAAGGACGGGGAGGCGAAGACCGACTCAGCAGGGGTGGGCAGTCCCCACAGGCCAGGCACATCTACAGCATCAAACCCAGAGAGTCCCGAATTCCCAGCGGAACCTGTGGCTTCTCGGATCCAGACCAATCCAGATGACCTGGCACGTGCCTCTGCATCTCTAGACAGGATTCCCAGCTTGCCTCAGGAGACTGTGGACCAGGAACCCAAGGATCAGAAGAGGAAATCCTTTGAGCAGGCAGCCTCTGCATCCTTTCCCGAAAAGAAGCCCCGGCTTGAAGATCGTCAGTCCTTTCGTAACACAATTGAAAGTGTTCACACCGAAAAGCCACAGCCCACCAAAGAGGAGCCCAAAGTCCCGCCAATCCGG ATTCAACTTTCACGTATCAAACCACCCTGGGTGGTTAAAGGTCAGCCCACTTACCAGATATGCCCCCGCATCGTCCCCATCACGGAGTCCTCCTGCCGGGGCTGGACTGGCGCCAGGACCCTCGCAGACATTAAAGCCCGTGCTCTGCAGGTCCGAGGGGCGAGAGGCCACCACTGCCATCGAGAGGAGGCTGCCACTGCCATCGGAGGGGGGGGTGGCCCGGGTGGAGGTGGCGGCGGGGCCACCGATGagggaggtggcagaggcagcagcagtggtgatggtggtgaggCCTGTGGCCACCCTAAGTCCAGAGGAGCCCCAAGCACTCCTGGAGAGTGTGCGTCAGATCTACAGCGAGCACAACTACTGCCGCCTTGTCCTCTGAACGGGGAGCATACCCAGGCTGGAACTGCCGTATCCAGAGCCAGGAGAGAGGACCTGGCTTCTCTCAAAAAGGAGGAGAGCTGCACACTACAGAGGGTTCCAGATGTCCTCACAAGTGTGCTGGAAGATGCCTCCCAGCTCCCCGTTGCTCCCACTGGGGACCAGCCATGCCAGGCTTTACCCCCACTATCCTCCAAAACTCCAGCACCTGAGAGATTAGTTGAGCAACCTGCGTTGCCTCTGGATGTTAGAACTGAATGTGAGTCTGGTACCACGTCCTGTAAAAGGAATAATGAGGAGCGAGGACCCACTGTTCCCCCAGAGAATGGTCCTATTCAGTCTCTAGCGAGGGATGTTGTATtagaagaaggaactggccaggTTTTAGACAGTAATCCCACCATGAAGGATCCTGTGAATATGACCCCCAGTTCCACCCCTGAATCGTCATTGGCTGGTTGCCTGCAGGACAGACAATTTGATGACGAATTAGGACTTGGTGACTCATGCCTACCCGTGAGGGAAAGTGCTACTagagaagaaaacttgaaaagcGAGGCTCCTGCCTCCGATGGTGCTGCCCCTTGGAGGCCTAGCCTGTCAAACGACGAGGCGGCGGGACAGCCTGGACTCAGCTCCAGAGGAAACATCCCAGCTGTTGAGCCCCATGCGGGAGAAGAGTGGGGGAATGctgctcccctccttcctgcgTCGCCTGAGGAGTTGACAGCTGAGGGGGGTCTAGATCTCCCTGCCGACTTTCCTTCACTCTGGACGGTGCTGTCTCGAGGGGGCATCGACAGCACTGGCAGCATCTGCAAACAGGTGGAAGTTGAAAAGCTGAAAATCAATGGAGACGCTGAAGCACTGAGTCCTCACAGCGAGTCCACAGACACAGCCTCTGACTTTGAAGGCCTTCTCTCTGAGGACAGCAGTGAGGCCGACACTAGTGAAGCCACAGTGATGAAGAGATCCTTGGTGGTGGACAAGGATGAGAAACACGGTTGGGACTGCTCTGCCTCACTCTCCAAGGTGGATGGTGACCCGAATCTGGTTACAAGGACAGAAGGGATGGTTGCTTCTCAGAGTTGGGTGTCTCGCGTCTGTGCAGTCCCCCCAAAGATCCCAGACTCCCTGCTGCTAGCCAGTACCGAGTACCAGCCACGGCCTGTGTCACTGGGCAGGCCTGAGTCCTCAGTTGAGGTCACCAACCCACTCGTGATGAAGTTGCTGCAGGGCAGCTTGCCCCTAGAGAAGGTTCTTCCTCCAGCTCTCGGTGGCAGCAGACCCGAACCCCCACGACTCCCACTTACGAAAGAGCAGAGCTACAGTGGCTCCTTGGGGATGGGACCTTTGCAAGATCCTGGGAAAAGCAGTTGCGTGGTTGGCAGGAGCAGCCCCAGTTCTTTAAGAGCTTTGAAGGAGCCGCTCCTGCCTGAGAGCCGTGAAGCAAGCACTGGTCTTGCCAGGCTGGAGCCCGCGCAGGCTCCTGGAGCACCCCAAAAGATTTCCAAGACAGTCCCAAGTTTAGACTCCTTGTGTCCAGTGACAAATCCAACAGCTGCCTCTGGGAGAGTGGAAGTAGAGTCCAAAGAGCGCTTCTCTCCCTGTAGTTTCGAAGATCAGAAGGAAGCCGGTGACCTGCCCCAGTGCGGTAATTCAAGTACCGCCCCAGGCAAAAGTCCAGGAAATCTCACTACCTCGGGAGCCCCTTTCTCATCTCCAAATGTGATCTCCTTGGGTCCGGACCAGACAGGCCGGGCCCTGGGTGATCAGAACAGTGCTGGAGGCCAAGGGAAGAAGCTCTTCGGCTCTGGGAATGGGGCTGCAGTGCCTCAGTGCCCCAGGCCTGTGGAACCAACGGCACTGCCAACCGATGCCCCTCCCGGTTTTCCTAGTAGGAAGTTGGGGCCAAGCAAAAACTCCGTGTCTGGTGGGGTACAGACGGCCAGGGAAGACTGGGTTCCGAAGCCACCGCCGGCCTCTGTTGGCAGCGTCAAGAGCGAGAAGACTTTTGGGGGGAGCCCTCTCAAGGCGAATGCAGAGAACAGAAATGCAGCTGGGCCTGGTACTCGAGAGCTGGTGGATCACTTGCAAGGGATGCCCTTTGTCCTTGACCTGCCCTTCTGGAAATTACCCCGAGAGCCTGGGAAAGGGCTCAGTCAGCCTCTGGAGCCTTCTTCCATCCCCTCCCAACTCAACATCAAACAGGCATTTTATGGAAAGCTTTCCAAACTCCAGCTAAGCTCCACCAGCTTTAATTATCCCTCCAGCTCCCCCGCCTTTCCCAGAGGCCTTGCTGGAAGTGTGGTGCAGCTGAGCCACAAAGCAAACTTTGGTGCGAGCCACAGTGCATCACTCTCCTTACAAATGTTCACCGACAGCAGCACGGTGGAAAGCATCTCGCTCCAGTGTGCGTGCAGCCTGAAAGCCATGATCATGTGCCAGGGCTGTGGTGCATTCTGTCACGATGACTGTATTGGACCCTCAAAGCTCTGTGTATTGTGCCTTGTGGTGAGATAA